Part of the Pyrobaculum calidifontis JCM 11548 genome, TCCCTCCTGTAGATCTCCTCAACAGCCCTCAGGAGCTCCTCGTCGGGGGAGAGGACATGGGCGAAGGAGGTGGGGCCGTGCTCCAACTGCGCCATGGCGCCCTTGGCTGCCACCTCGGGCGCGACACCCTCCGCGTACACCACGAGCTCCGTAGGCCCCTCAATCCCGTCAACCCCCACATACTGAGACAAGACGTATTTGCCCGCCTGGACGTAGAGGCCGCCGGGCCCCGCCACTACGTCTACGCCAATGTGAAACACGGCGTAGGCCAAGCCGTGGGGGCCGCCTATCTGCAAAACGCCCTTTACCCCCAGCTCCTTGGCCACGGCGAGGAGCTCCTCTGTGACGCCCCTGGGAGGAGTCACCACGTAGATCTCCCTCACGCCGGCCAGCGAGGCGGGCACGGCCAGCATGACCAAGGTGGAGATGTACCGAGCTGGGACGTAGAGCGCCGCTTTGTCCACGGGCCGCCAAGACACAAGCCTCATGAAGCCGCCGTAGTAGTCCACGGCGTCCGGCGGAACAAGCCTCTTGTAGACCCGCCTAAGCGACTCAGCCGCCTCCAACGCCGCCTTTACGACGGCGGGGTCGCCCCCGGCCCTTGGCTCAACAATGGGCGCCGAGGGCTTGACTCCGTCGAACTGCTCCGAGTACCGCAACGCCGCCTCTAAGCCGCGCTCAGCCACGTCGTCGACGACGGCCTCCACGCCCTTCACCACGTCCCTTGGCAACCCGCCTCGCCTCATAGCCGCACCTCCACGCCCCGCTCCCTCAAATAGCGCTTGACGTCCCCCACGGTGAGCTTTCTAAAGTGGAAGAGGCTGGCCGCCAACACCGCGTCGGCCCCAGCCTTGACCGCCTCGTAGAAGTGCTCCAGCTCCCCCGCCCCTCCCGAGGCTATTACGGGGACACGGACGGCCGAGGCCACGGCGCGTATGAGCTCCACGTCATAGCCCAGCTTAGTGCCGTCGCGGTCGATGGACGTGAGGAGGATCTCCCCAGCCCCCAGCTCCTCCACCCTCCTAGCCCACGCAACTGCGTCTAGGCCAGTGGGCGTCCTTCCCCCGTTTATAAACACCTCAAAGCCCCCGCCCACCCGCTTTGCGTCAATGGCCACCACCACGGACTGAGAGCCGTACTCCCTAGCCAGCTCTTCCACAAGGCCAGGGCTCTTAACCGCCGCAGTGTTTACAGAGACCTTGTCCGCCCCCGCCTTGAAAAGAGCGTCTGCGTCCTTAAGCCCCCTGACGCCGCCCCCCACGGCCACCGGTATAGACACCGAGGTGGCCACCCTCCTAACAGCCTCCACAAAGGTCCCCCGCCCCTCCGGCGTGGCTGTGATGTCGAGTACCACAAGCTCGTCGGCCCCCTCCTCCTCATACCTCACCGCCAGCTCCACGGGATCCCCCACCTCCCTTACCCCGAGGAAGTTGACCCCCTTCACCACTACGCCAGCCTTTCCATCCATGTCCAAGCAAGGTATCACCCGCACAGCAGGCATACGGGAAAAACCTCGTGTATATAAAATAAAGCCGTGCCCAACGGAAAAACATCTAAACGACATCCTCATTATCCCATTATGCAGAGGAGAGTACTATATGGAGTTGCCATCGGCGTGGTTGCCTTGTTGCTCGCATACGTGGCGGCGACTGTCAGCATGCCCGTGTGGATAAGCGTGGAGGTAAAGGAGGAGGCGCCCCTTAAGTACAGAGTCTACATTAAGCCGCTCTACCGCGCCTACTTCGACAAGCCGGGTCCGCCATACATAGTAGTCGTACTAGACAATATGCGAAGGATTGGTGTGCCCCCCATGGGGAACGTGCAAGTGTGGGCCAAGGGGCCCAACGTGGGTAAGTACGAGATCAGGGACTTCGAGGCCAGAGGCAACGTGATCCGCATACCAGTAAACGGCGACTTTAGAAAGGCCCTAGACGACTGGCTAAACAGCAACGCCACAGACATAGAAGTCCCAATACAAATCGACATATGGTACGGCGACACCCACATAGGCTTCGCCGCGGCTCACTACGTGCCAAGAGAGGTAGGCAATATGGAACGTGGGGAATACGTCATAAAAGCCGCCGTCTACATCATAGAAAAGCCGATTAAAAAGGTCAACAACACAGCGGCGCGACTCGCCCCTGGCCTAGACTGCAACTACGAGTGGCGGTATAACACAACGCTAATTGACACGCGGCGCATTACCTTGTTCCTGCTCTATAACCAGTACAACTACTCGGGCCTAGTGTCCGTCTTAGGCTTTATAACTCATGTAAGTAGCGTCAACATAGATTTCACAGTGCTCCTCGGACATGAAATTGGCAACTTAGATATAGCAGTCAGAGAGCTGGCCGCAATAGAATACGACATTAAAAGCAACGACTTCCAAGTTGCATTTGGTGCTGATGTTACGCCAGAGGGGTGGTATACTGCATTTTTGCCCGGCCGATTAGCGGTCTATAAATACGACGAATACTACGTGTGTCATGACGGAGACAGAGTGGTGAGTACAGTCCGCACCGGGAACATTAAGATTCAGACAGATGTGCTGTACCTGCCGCAGGGCGCCGTCAGCACAATCGACGACCACACGCCGCAAAAGGAGTTGCTAGATACATTGAGCTCCAACGCTAACGTAACCGTCATTAGAACCTACAGACTAGATCCAGGCAGAGACCTATACCTCGAAAGGGAATTGTTTGCGCTCTACTCATCGAGGGGTAAGAAGGACATCAAAGTAGGCGCCCCCTTAGGTGCCGTTGAGTTACTACGGGCGGCCACCAAAGGCGCAGGGAGTAACCCCGCACTACTCATTATACTAATCTCCTTTGAGGTAGAAGATGCGGGTCGATGGTGGCGCGGGCCGGCGCTAACAATTTTCAACAAAGGTGACATCTATGGTCCGACGTATAGCGTGCCTGAGTTCATTGACGTTTACG contains:
- the hisD gene encoding histidinol dehydrogenase, whose amino-acid sequence is MRRGGLPRDVVKGVEAVVDDVAERGLEAALRYSEQFDGVKPSAPIVEPRAGGDPAVVKAALEAAESLRRVYKRLVPPDAVDYYGGFMRLVSWRPVDKAALYVPARYISTLVMLAVPASLAGVREIYVVTPPRGVTEELLAVAKELGVKGVLQIGGPHGLAYAVFHIGVDVVAGPGGLYVQAGKYVLSQYVGVDGIEGPTELVVYAEGVAPEVAAKGAMAQLEHGPTSFAHVLSPDEELLRAVEEIYRREKTSSMGPLHVKKVAGVEEAARVVDEIAPEHLEVWGRRELAFMVKNVGAVSINAPSPYLDYVAGICHVLPTGGTARWRGPVTPLNFLKPIGVAEAVGSVDPALAEAARVLAKYEGFQRHFEAI
- the hisF gene encoding imidazole glycerol phosphate synthase subunit HisF, with protein sequence MPAVRVIPCLDMDGKAGVVVKGVNFLGVREVGDPVELAVRYEEEGADELVVLDITATPEGRGTFVEAVRRVATSVSIPVAVGGGVRGLKDADALFKAGADKVSVNTAAVKSPGLVEELAREYGSQSVVVAIDAKRVGGGFEVFINGGRTPTGLDAVAWARRVEELGAGEILLTSIDRDGTKLGYDVELIRAVASAVRVPVIASGGAGELEHFYEAVKAGADAVLAASLFHFRKLTVGDVKRYLRERGVEVRL